From Arthrobacter sp. FW306-2-2C-D06B, a single genomic window includes:
- a CDS encoding chitinase, with translation MSRKQGGGTSVSAEAGGVRDTRRPPPPADGPLRRLSGFARACIAAVLVVLGMGGILVWRFTTDANGSLEPPWFSGYVDVTVVPQYAFESPVGEGTKNVTLAFVVAMAGQACTPSWGSTYSLDAAKTSLKLEERIAKLRSNGGAFAVSFGGSVNSELANSCQNATDLERAYRAVLERYNPATIDFDIEGDNLADSAAWQRRAAAIAALQKERIKEGHALSIWLTLPVTPQGLTDAGTSAVDQMLAAGVQLSGVNIMTMNYGSSRSQSQSMLDAGTSAAQSTHDQLSIIYQRAGTTLNSEQIWGKMGLTPMIGRNDLPGEIFDLDAARGLDSFAISKGVQRVSMWSLNRDVSCPQDTPEDPASHVCSGIDQGTQRFSDLLSAGFHAKLP, from the coding sequence GTGTCCAGGAAGCAGGGAGGCGGCACGTCCGTTTCGGCTGAGGCGGGCGGCGTGCGCGATACCCGCCGCCCGCCACCGCCGGCCGATGGACCTCTCCGCCGGCTGTCAGGTTTCGCCCGGGCCTGCATTGCCGCAGTCCTTGTGGTGCTGGGGATGGGAGGAATCCTCGTGTGGCGGTTTACTACGGACGCAAACGGTTCCCTCGAGCCCCCGTGGTTTTCCGGCTATGTCGACGTCACCGTGGTCCCTCAGTACGCTTTCGAGTCACCCGTGGGCGAGGGCACCAAGAATGTCACGCTGGCGTTCGTGGTGGCAATGGCTGGACAAGCCTGCACACCGAGTTGGGGCAGCACGTACAGTCTCGATGCTGCGAAGACTTCGCTCAAGCTCGAAGAGCGTATCGCCAAGCTGAGGTCGAACGGCGGTGCCTTCGCTGTGTCTTTCGGCGGCTCGGTGAACAGTGAGCTCGCCAACTCCTGCCAGAATGCAACAGATCTGGAAAGGGCCTACCGGGCCGTGTTGGAGCGCTACAACCCCGCAACTATCGACTTTGACATCGAGGGCGACAACCTGGCGGACAGCGCAGCCTGGCAGCGCCGAGCCGCAGCCATCGCTGCCCTCCAGAAGGAGCGGATCAAGGAAGGGCACGCCCTTTCAATCTGGCTGACCCTTCCGGTCACCCCGCAAGGGCTGACCGACGCCGGAACATCAGCTGTTGACCAGATGCTCGCCGCCGGCGTCCAGCTCTCCGGGGTCAACATCATGACCATGAACTACGGTTCAAGCCGGAGTCAATCGCAGAGCATGCTCGATGCCGGAACCTCGGCGGCCCAGTCCACCCACGATCAGCTCAGCATCATCTATCAGCGCGCAGGAACGACCCTTAACAGCGAACAGATCTGGGGAAAGATGGGATTGACCCCCATGATCGGCCGGAACGATCTCCCAGGCGAGATATTCGACCTCGATGCGGCTCGCGGATTGGACTCCTTCGCCATCAGCAAGGGAGTTCAACGAGTGTCCATGTGGTCCTTGAACCGGGACGTGTCGTGCCCGCAGGACACCCCTGAGGATCCGGCCAGCCACGTGTGTAGCGGGATCGATCAAGGAACCCAACGCTTCTCCGACTTGTTGAGTGCGGGATTCCACGCCAAACTGCCTTGA
- a CDS encoding polysaccharide deacetylase family protein codes for MSPRGKGIASGPLRTSRKRVGLWAASWVSVLLLLTGATSLINGSQAPSASGTANPTPSAAPLSSVSLTFDAGRSSQMEAARILKDHGLRGTFFIDSGFVGAPDYMTTDNLHSLAADQNEIGGHTVTLADVTSIEPDEASRQICNDRVNLTDWGFKVTSFAYPFAASTPKSEEQVAGCGYNSARGLGEITTPIDCTGCAAAETVRPADLFRTKATSEVGSKWTLADLEATVTQAEKAGGWLQLTFYDIDSSGSLRSISPALFEQFATWLAARTQQGTMAVRTVHDVIGGVAKPVVDGPAAAPAAPGKNALRNPGLETAGKYGLPQCWQVSSYGKNAVVLSTLTPGHSGAVARRLDVSEYSSGDAKLLPVLDLGACAPSVSAGHSYSLRAWYQSTAKTQFELYYRNKLGTWTYWTASPWFAANTSYEQAIWDTPPVPAGAEAISFGMNLFSDGQLATDDYEMYDTVGAPSP; via the coding sequence ATGAGTCCCCGGGGGAAGGGCATCGCATCCGGCCCGCTCCGCACGTCGAGGAAGCGGGTAGGCCTATGGGCTGCCTCTTGGGTGTCGGTGCTGCTCTTGTTGACGGGCGCCACATCGCTGATCAACGGAAGCCAGGCTCCCTCCGCATCCGGGACCGCCAACCCCACACCTTCTGCCGCCCCGCTCTCATCCGTCAGCCTGACGTTTGATGCGGGCCGGTCAAGCCAGATGGAGGCGGCCCGCATCTTGAAGGACCACGGCCTCCGGGGCACCTTTTTCATCGACTCCGGCTTTGTTGGCGCGCCTGACTACATGACAACGGACAATCTCCACAGCTTGGCCGCTGATCAGAATGAAATCGGTGGCCATACGGTCACCCTTGCCGATGTGACCTCGATAGAGCCGGACGAAGCCTCGAGGCAGATCTGCAACGATCGGGTGAACCTCACGGATTGGGGCTTCAAGGTCACCTCTTTTGCCTATCCATTTGCGGCTTCAACGCCGAAGTCGGAAGAACAGGTCGCCGGATGCGGCTACAACAGCGCGCGTGGACTCGGTGAGATAACCACCCCGATCGACTGCACGGGCTGCGCGGCCGCGGAAACTGTCCGCCCAGCCGACCTGTTCCGGACAAAGGCAACATCGGAGGTCGGCAGCAAGTGGACATTGGCCGACCTTGAGGCGACAGTAACGCAGGCCGAAAAGGCCGGGGGCTGGCTGCAGTTGACCTTCTACGACATCGACAGCAGCGGCAGTCTCCGCTCTATCAGCCCCGCGTTGTTCGAACAATTCGCCACTTGGCTGGCGGCCAGGACCCAACAAGGGACCATGGCTGTGCGGACGGTACATGACGTGATCGGCGGCGTGGCGAAACCCGTGGTGGACGGTCCTGCGGCGGCGCCGGCAGCACCTGGGAAGAACGCACTTCGGAATCCGGGGCTGGAAACCGCTGGAAAGTATGGCTTGCCGCAATGCTGGCAGGTATCGTCCTATGGCAAGAATGCCGTGGTCCTGAGCACCTTGACTCCGGGACACAGTGGTGCGGTGGCCCGTCGCCTGGACGTGAGCGAATATTCGTCCGGTGACGCGAAACTGCTTCCCGTCCTCGATCTGGGAGCGTGCGCTCCGAGCGTGAGCGCCGGCCACAGCTATTCGCTCAGGGCGTGGTACCAGTCCACTGCAAAGACCCAGTTCGAACTGTATTACCGCAACAAGCTGGGCACGTGGACCTACTGGACGGCCAGTCCGTGGTTCGCGGCCAACACCAGTTATGAGCAGGCGATCTGGGATACGCCGCCCGTTCCGGCAGGAGCCGAGGCCATCAGCTTTGGAATGAACCTCTTCAGCGATGGCCAGCTTGCTACCGATGATTACGAAATGTACGACACAGTGGGAGCTCCGTCGCCGTGA
- a CDS encoding glycosyltransferase family 2 protein produces the protein MIVLSIFLVLGVSTIFWSIAGLVRLTGEEWWRVQGLSSRIRRWIALLRGGKVPIPRRQRARHRSKGVRIYAANVAVLVAAHNEALVIRETILAASALVPRRNIHVVSDMSTDDTAAIARAAGVKVLDLEPNRGKAGALAAGIAHFDLCRRFKVVMLLDADTRPTPDYLETGLPLFDDPTVVAVAGRAKSIMSPAPPTAIGRFLVAYRERLYIVVQLLLKYGQAAQGANVVSIVPGFASMYRTSALAKIEVLAPGLVIEDFNMTFEIHAKKLGRIAFHPSAAVAYTQDPDNLKDYIKQVRRWILGFWQTVRRHGLQFSRFWFVLGLYIVELVASCLFFVLLVPAFLLSSLAAVEVWIFGNRSEVFIFLSGVLRPQDVLIGVFLPDLFLTVLAAVSMRNPRFLLMAPFFPLMRILDAVICLQVLPRAYSSNSSGVWVSPVRRIQRQPQEIATPGPSVVRTG, from the coding sequence GTGATAGTTCTTTCGATCTTTTTGGTTCTGGGGGTAAGCACGATCTTTTGGTCGATTGCCGGGCTGGTCCGCCTGACCGGTGAGGAGTGGTGGCGGGTCCAGGGGTTGTCCTCCCGGATCCGCAGGTGGATCGCCCTGCTGCGCGGCGGCAAGGTGCCGATCCCTCGACGTCAACGGGCCCGCCATCGTTCGAAGGGGGTGCGGATCTACGCGGCGAACGTCGCGGTCCTCGTGGCCGCACACAACGAGGCTTTGGTCATCAGGGAGACAATCCTCGCTGCGTCCGCTTTGGTCCCGCGACGCAACATCCACGTCGTTTCGGACATGTCCACTGATGACACGGCCGCCATTGCGCGGGCCGCAGGTGTGAAGGTCCTTGACCTCGAACCGAACCGTGGCAAGGCAGGCGCACTCGCCGCGGGCATCGCCCATTTCGATCTGTGTAGGCGGTTCAAGGTCGTCATGCTCCTGGACGCAGACACCCGCCCGACGCCGGACTACCTCGAAACCGGGCTGCCGTTGTTTGACGATCCCACCGTGGTCGCCGTCGCGGGACGCGCCAAGTCGATCATGAGCCCGGCGCCTCCGACGGCGATCGGCCGCTTCCTGGTGGCGTACCGGGAGCGTTTGTACATTGTGGTCCAACTGCTGCTCAAGTATGGCCAGGCAGCGCAGGGCGCCAATGTCGTCTCCATTGTGCCTGGATTTGCCAGCATGTACAGAACCAGCGCGCTCGCAAAGATAGAGGTCCTGGCGCCCGGACTGGTGATCGAAGACTTCAATATGACGTTTGAAATCCATGCGAAGAAACTGGGACGGATCGCGTTCCATCCCTCCGCGGCTGTTGCGTACACCCAGGATCCGGACAACCTGAAGGACTACATCAAGCAGGTGCGGCGGTGGATACTTGGTTTCTGGCAGACCGTCAGGCGGCACGGCCTGCAGTTCAGCAGATTCTGGTTTGTCCTGGGACTGTACATTGTTGAGCTCGTAGCCAGCTGCCTCTTCTTCGTGCTTCTGGTGCCGGCATTCCTGCTATCTTCCCTCGCTGCGGTCGAAGTGTGGATTTTTGGCAATCGATCGGAAGTTTTTATCTTCCTGTCGGGCGTTCTTCGGCCTCAGGACGTTCTCATCGGAGTCTTCCTGCCGGACCTCTTCCTGACAGTCCTTGCCGCTGTTTCGATGCGCAACCCGCGCTTTCTGTTGATGGCGCCCTTCTTTCCGCTGATGCGGATCCTGGACGCGGTCATCTGCCTCCAGGTCTTGCCCAGGGCGTACTCGTCGAATTCCTCGGGAGTCTGGGTCAGTCCCGTCCGGCGGATCCAACGCCAACCCCAGGAAATCGCGACGCCGGGGCCTTCCGTAGTGCGGACAGGCTAG
- a CDS encoding helix-turn-helix transcriptional regulator — MDDTEGTHTPPPIIRAAELQEIVIALSGPEPGGIVISGPGGSGMTTLLDAAASVLSGSFSVIAHNVSESFADIPFGIAMALVPDLPARAKVRPGSIVAACRKAVRGAATPGSAALLVLDNIDFLDDMSLWLLSQLLVEPDIRLIATHRSDRPLRMELMESVVSRQLSVVTLDDLTQEQLREFLDDRLGGRAARSLVRDIHALTGGNLQTAKLLLDEAAARGEIVEQADSWMLSGPIRLDGSQALELTRHRLEGYSVPQRQVVDILAVGEPVPLAVLEQLGQKRAIEALRADGTIRVPNDGQETATLSHAIEARLARQQLGPERILELRRSIYATSSPVADDSLWTLFRRVDLEQASGLPVPDADLLTVAITANDIHDNRRARRAAEAVRAPELELVAGVELARALYQTRDFPGAVTVLKGLVANTPDVLTVDFAHAVWLLLHALLPTSPGASVLQAVLQDARRRLEAAAVGIQPGEPAHLGESAVRDELDVLQLYLDAQNGSWPSANGELFQRLAHSQLVDPGMRTEGHPPPPTQASVLLMALVSQGLAVSGRFADAVALSTLALEAVGRLPRCPVDFHSTVLTIHGSNLIWRGQWGGPEMFCAGSSSFSNRMSYFGGSAHLYRALVLARQGSLELACEQFRQAKARLDEADPEGLLPPALGGLAAASWLLGDVNQVRRALAAYDSRSTGGNYLASQLAESYSSAARSVLIGAEHSHRKLLQLAGSAAKKGHRALEMLNLGLAARTGSRGDRQLGAGVSELVWSVESGMPSGQEAGQEMGTGQLSIGEPQQGSDEEEAFVFDEPRPASPEAGSSVLPGVVKLSQREREVTALVASGLSSAEVAARLGIAVNTVNAHLQRVYGKLGVSRRQKLSELWDELAKPEE; from the coding sequence ATGGACGATACCGAAGGGACCCACACCCCGCCCCCGATCATTCGGGCAGCGGAGCTCCAGGAGATTGTCATTGCCTTGTCAGGGCCGGAACCGGGCGGGATAGTCATCTCGGGGCCGGGGGGCTCCGGAATGACCACCCTCTTGGACGCAGCGGCTTCAGTGCTGAGCGGTTCATTCAGCGTGATCGCCCACAACGTCTCGGAGTCATTCGCGGACATTCCGTTTGGAATCGCCATGGCACTTGTTCCGGATCTGCCGGCCAGGGCCAAGGTGCGGCCGGGTTCCATCGTGGCGGCTTGCCGCAAGGCAGTGCGTGGCGCAGCGACACCCGGATCCGCTGCCTTGCTGGTCCTGGACAACATAGATTTCCTGGATGACATGTCTCTTTGGCTCCTGAGCCAGTTGCTTGTTGAACCGGACATCCGCCTGATTGCCACCCACCGCTCGGACCGTCCCTTGCGGATGGAACTCATGGAATCCGTGGTTTCGCGGCAGCTGTCCGTGGTGACGCTGGACGATCTCACGCAGGAGCAGCTCCGCGAATTCCTTGATGATCGCCTCGGCGGACGCGCTGCCCGCAGCCTGGTCCGGGACATCCATGCCCTCACCGGAGGAAACCTGCAGACCGCGAAGTTGCTGCTGGACGAAGCCGCTGCGCGTGGCGAGATCGTGGAGCAGGCCGATTCGTGGATGTTGTCCGGACCGATCCGCCTGGACGGCTCGCAAGCGCTCGAGCTGACCCGCCACCGGCTTGAGGGCTATTCCGTACCACAGCGGCAAGTCGTGGACATCCTGGCAGTGGGGGAGCCAGTACCGCTGGCCGTCCTTGAACAACTTGGCCAAAAGCGGGCGATCGAAGCGCTGCGGGCCGACGGAACGATCCGAGTCCCGAACGACGGCCAGGAGACGGCAACCCTCAGCCACGCCATCGAAGCGCGGCTGGCCCGGCAGCAGCTGGGACCTGAACGGATCCTCGAACTTCGACGGAGCATCTACGCGACGAGCTCACCCGTTGCTGATGACTCGCTCTGGACGCTGTTCCGTCGAGTGGACCTTGAACAGGCAAGCGGTCTGCCGGTGCCCGACGCTGATCTTTTGACCGTGGCCATTACCGCAAACGATATCCACGACAATCGGAGGGCCCGGCGGGCCGCGGAAGCGGTGCGGGCACCGGAGCTCGAACTGGTTGCCGGCGTGGAACTGGCACGGGCGCTTTACCAGACAAGGGATTTCCCCGGGGCGGTGACGGTCCTGAAGGGTTTGGTGGCAAACACCCCGGACGTCCTGACCGTGGACTTCGCCCACGCGGTATGGCTTCTGCTGCATGCCCTTTTGCCGACATCGCCCGGGGCGAGTGTCCTGCAGGCGGTCCTCCAGGATGCCCGACGGCGGCTGGAGGCTGCCGCCGTCGGCATCCAACCGGGCGAGCCAGCCCATCTTGGCGAGTCTGCAGTCCGGGACGAACTGGACGTTCTCCAGCTGTATCTGGACGCCCAGAACGGTAGCTGGCCTTCAGCCAACGGTGAGCTGTTCCAAAGGCTTGCCCATAGCCAATTGGTTGATCCTGGAATGCGTACTGAGGGCCATCCACCACCGCCCACCCAGGCTAGCGTGCTGTTGATGGCGCTTGTCTCCCAAGGGCTGGCCGTCAGCGGACGGTTCGCGGACGCCGTCGCTCTTTCCACGCTGGCCCTTGAAGCCGTGGGGCGGCTGCCACGGTGCCCCGTGGACTTCCACTCCACTGTGCTGACGATCCACGGGTCCAATCTGATCTGGCGCGGGCAATGGGGTGGCCCGGAAATGTTCTGCGCCGGCAGTTCAAGCTTCAGCAACCGGATGAGCTATTTCGGCGGGTCTGCGCATCTCTACAGGGCACTCGTACTTGCCAGGCAGGGGAGCCTGGAACTGGCATGTGAACAGTTCCGGCAAGCCAAGGCCCGGCTGGATGAAGCCGACCCTGAAGGGCTCCTCCCCCCGGCCCTCGGCGGACTTGCCGCGGCTTCGTGGTTGCTGGGCGACGTCAATCAGGTACGCCGAGCACTGGCGGCCTACGATTCGAGGTCCACCGGAGGGAACTATCTTGCCTCGCAGCTAGCCGAAAGCTATTCGTCCGCCGCCCGGTCGGTGCTGATTGGCGCTGAGCACTCGCACCGGAAACTGCTCCAACTTGCCGGGTCTGCCGCCAAGAAGGGGCACCGGGCGCTTGAAATGTTGAATCTCGGCCTGGCGGCCCGTACCGGCAGCCGGGGAGACCGACAGCTGGGGGCCGGAGTGTCCGAGCTGGTGTGGAGCGTCGAGTCCGGCATGCCGTCGGGACAGGAAGCAGGACAGGAAATGGGAACAGGACAGCTCAGCATAGGTGAACCTCAGCAAGGGTCAGACGAGGAGGAGGCTTTCGTTTTCGACGAGCCCCGCCCGGCCAGTCCGGAGGCCGGGTCCTCGGTCCTTCCCGGCGTCGTCAAACTTTCCCAGCGCGAACGCGAAGTGACTGCCTTAGTGGCCTCAGGCCTAAGCAGCGCGGAGGTGGCTGCCCGATTGGGTATCGCCGTGAACACGGTCAACGCCCACCTGCAGCGGGTTTACGGCAAGCTCGGAGTGTCACGTAGGCAGAAGCTTTCCGAACTGTGGGATGAGTTGGCGAAGCCGGAGGAGTAG
- a CDS encoding SufS family cysteine desulfurase, whose protein sequence is MTMVSTPAWGDAQVSALDDDEVRRIRNDFPVLGQEINGKPLVYLDSGATSQNPRSVLEAEQEFYEQRNSAVHRGAHHLAVEATDAFEDARATVARFVGVQDDELIWTANATAGLNLLAYSFSNASVGPVGGEAGRFALKPGDEVLVTEMEHHANLIPWQELCRRTGASLKYIPLDGTGALRLEEAARLMTSRTRILAFTHTSNVLGNINPVDVLVGMARQVGALVVLDACQSAPHLPLDFKAMDVDFAVFSGHKMLGPTGIGAVYGRSELLNAMPPFLTGGSMITTVTMEEAQYLPAPQRFEAGTQPISQAVALAAAANYLSETGMQRIALREAELGQRLVTGLSAIEGVRVLGPRPGEERTGLAAFDVGGVHAHDVGQYLDDLGIAVRVGHHCAQPLHRRLGLSASTRASTYLYTTFEEVDLLVEAVAQVRPYFGVTAAGAAS, encoded by the coding sequence TTGACAATGGTTTCCACCCCCGCGTGGGGAGATGCCCAGGTTTCCGCACTCGACGACGATGAAGTCCGTCGCATCCGCAACGACTTCCCCGTTCTTGGGCAGGAAATCAATGGCAAACCGCTGGTCTACCTGGATTCGGGCGCGACCTCGCAGAACCCCCGGAGCGTGCTTGAGGCTGAACAGGAATTCTATGAACAGCGGAACTCAGCCGTCCATCGCGGCGCGCACCACCTTGCGGTAGAGGCCACGGACGCCTTCGAAGACGCGCGTGCCACCGTGGCCCGTTTTGTGGGCGTGCAGGACGATGAATTGATCTGGACCGCCAACGCCACCGCAGGGCTGAACCTCCTGGCCTATTCGTTTTCGAACGCCAGCGTGGGCCCGGTGGGCGGGGAAGCCGGGCGCTTCGCCCTCAAGCCGGGCGACGAAGTGCTTGTCACCGAAATGGAACACCACGCCAACCTGATCCCGTGGCAGGAACTGTGCCGGCGGACCGGAGCGAGCCTAAAGTACATTCCCCTCGACGGAACCGGTGCGCTGCGTCTCGAGGAAGCAGCACGCCTCATGACCTCGCGCACCCGGATCCTGGCCTTCACCCACACTTCCAACGTGCTCGGGAACATCAACCCCGTTGACGTGTTGGTCGGAATGGCGCGGCAAGTAGGCGCGTTGGTGGTCCTTGACGCCTGCCAGTCCGCTCCGCACCTCCCTTTGGACTTCAAGGCCATGGACGTGGACTTCGCCGTGTTCTCCGGCCACAAAATGCTGGGTCCCACGGGAATCGGCGCGGTTTATGGCCGCAGCGAACTGCTCAATGCCATGCCCCCGTTCTTGACCGGCGGTTCCATGATCACCACCGTGACCATGGAGGAAGCCCAATACCTGCCTGCCCCGCAGCGTTTCGAGGCCGGAACCCAGCCTATTTCGCAGGCTGTCGCCCTCGCCGCCGCAGCGAACTACCTTAGCGAAACGGGAATGCAGCGGATCGCCCTTCGTGAGGCGGAGCTCGGCCAACGGCTTGTTACGGGCCTCAGCGCCATCGAGGGGGTCCGTGTGCTGGGCCCCCGGCCGGGGGAAGAACGGACCGGTCTTGCCGCGTTCGATGTCGGAGGAGTGCACGCTCACGACGTCGGGCAGTACCTCGACGACCTGGGCATCGCTGTCCGCGTGGGCCACCATTGTGCCCAGCCCTTGCACCGCAGGCTGGGTCTGAGCGCCTCCACGCGGGCCAGTACCTACCTCTACACCACATTCGAGGAAGTCGACCTTCTGGTGGAGGCCGTTGCCCAGGTCAGGCCTTACTTCGGGGTAACCGCTGCCGGAGCCGCATCATGA
- the sufU gene encoding Fe-S cluster assembly sulfur transfer protein SufU gives MSGLDSLYQQLILEHSKARSGGDLAKLPADGTGDPATGQSHTGQSHQLNPICGDEITLRLSLGTAGDGQAVTGIHWDGDGCAISMASASILSELAPGMSPGTLRHTIDHFRELMRSRGKLEADEELLQDAAALAGVAKYPARVKCAMLAWVAAEDALRQAEASQGVSQAL, from the coding sequence ATGAGCGGCCTGGATTCCCTGTATCAGCAGCTGATCCTCGAGCATTCCAAGGCCCGCAGCGGCGGAGACCTTGCCAAGCTTCCGGCCGACGGAACGGGCGACCCCGCCACAGGTCAGAGCCACACAGGTCAGAGCCACCAGCTCAATCCCATTTGCGGTGACGAAATCACCCTCCGGCTGAGTCTCGGCACCGCCGGAGACGGGCAAGCTGTCACGGGAATCCATTGGGACGGTGACGGCTGCGCAATTTCGATGGCGTCGGCGTCCATACTCAGTGAATTGGCACCGGGCATGTCCCCGGGGACCCTTCGCCACACGATCGATCATTTCCGGGAATTGATGCGTTCGCGCGGCAAGCTGGAAGCGGATGAGGAACTGCTCCAGGACGCTGCCGCGCTGGCCGGCGTTGCCAAATATCCTGCCCGGGTAAAGTGCGCCATGCTCGCTTGGGTTGCTGCGGAGGACGCGCTGCGCCAGGCTGAGGCGAGCCAAGGGGTGTCCCAGGCTCTCTAA
- the nhaA gene encoding Na+/H+ antiporter NhaA: MANRPHPAAPSKVFSRSSFPEYQRILAILRTETVGGALLLAATVAALVWANSPLANGYFALRDVKIGYAPWHLELSLGHWASDGLLAVFFFIAGLELKREFVAGELRKPAKAIVPVAAAVGGVVLPALLYVVINFGSGAETLKGWAIPTATDIAFALAVLAVINTHLPAALRTFLLTLAVVDDLIAIGIIAFFYSSGLEPLMLLAAAVPLALFAFLVQKRVRSWYLLLPLAAATWAFVHASGIHATVAGVLLGFAVPVVASGKKGEPAAGLAESFEHRLRPFSAGFAVPVFAFFSAGVALGGAEGLGAALRDPVAIGIILALVAGKTAGVFGTTFLITKTTRARLDDGLAWIDIAGLAMLAGVGFTVSLLIAELGFGSGSPHDDHAKVAILAGSLAAAVLAAVVLKARNRHYRNVAWEEQRDDDGDGVPDVFIRA, from the coding sequence ATGGCGAACCGCCCGCACCCCGCTGCCCCTTCGAAGGTTTTCAGCCGCTCCAGCTTTCCCGAGTACCAACGGATCCTGGCTATTCTCCGCACTGAAACAGTTGGTGGCGCACTTTTGCTCGCCGCCACGGTGGCCGCGCTAGTCTGGGCAAATTCACCCCTTGCCAATGGCTACTTCGCACTGCGCGATGTCAAGATCGGCTACGCTCCCTGGCATCTGGAATTGAGCTTGGGCCACTGGGCCTCGGACGGGCTCTTGGCCGTTTTCTTCTTCATCGCGGGGCTGGAGCTCAAGCGTGAATTCGTGGCAGGGGAACTGCGGAAGCCAGCAAAAGCGATCGTCCCGGTGGCGGCAGCGGTGGGCGGCGTGGTCCTTCCCGCGCTCCTCTACGTGGTCATCAACTTCGGCTCGGGCGCGGAAACACTCAAGGGTTGGGCCATTCCGACAGCCACTGACATCGCCTTCGCTTTGGCCGTCCTGGCGGTCATCAACACACATTTGCCTGCGGCGTTGCGGACCTTCCTGCTGACACTTGCAGTGGTGGATGACTTGATTGCCATCGGCATCATCGCGTTCTTCTACTCAAGCGGCCTCGAGCCCCTCATGCTCCTGGCGGCCGCCGTGCCGCTTGCCCTCTTTGCGTTTCTGGTCCAGAAGCGTGTCCGCAGCTGGTACCTCCTCCTCCCCCTGGCAGCAGCCACGTGGGCCTTCGTCCATGCCTCGGGAATCCACGCCACCGTCGCCGGGGTCCTGCTCGGATTCGCCGTGCCCGTCGTGGCCTCAGGCAAGAAGGGCGAGCCTGCGGCCGGCCTCGCCGAAAGCTTCGAACACCGCTTACGTCCCTTCTCCGCCGGCTTTGCCGTACCCGTTTTCGCGTTCTTCTCCGCCGGCGTGGCCTTGGGCGGCGCCGAGGGACTGGGAGCTGCCCTGCGCGACCCGGTAGCCATAGGGATTATCTTGGCCCTCGTGGCAGGCAAGACGGCAGGAGTCTTCGGCACCACATTCCTCATCACCAAGACCACCCGGGCGCGGCTGGATGACGGCCTGGCCTGGATCGACATCGCTGGGCTCGCCATGCTGGCGGGCGTCGGGTTCACCGTGTCCCTCCTGATCGCCGAGCTGGGCTTCGGCAGCGGGTCCCCGCACGATGACCACGCGAAAGTGGCCATCCTCGCCGGTTCCCTCGCCGCGGCGGTGCTCGCCGCCGTCGTGCTCAAAGCCCGCAACCGGCACTACCGCAACGTGGCGTGGGAGGAACAAAGAGACGACGACGGCGATGGCGTGCCTGACGTTTTTATCCGCGCGTGA
- a CDS encoding SCO4848 family membrane protein yields MQLAAGLSIVLIIAGAWSLIVWPQFLRRVMADSRARDANGKATKFLTVHVVLVAISMVLGLATAVIGITALLT; encoded by the coding sequence GTGCAGCTGGCAGCCGGGCTGTCGATTGTGCTGATCATCGCGGGTGCGTGGTCCTTGATCGTTTGGCCGCAGTTCCTGCGCCGCGTCATGGCAGACTCGCGCGCCCGCGACGCCAACGGGAAAGCCACGAAGTTCCTCACTGTCCACGTTGTGTTGGTCGCCATCTCGATGGTGCTCGGACTCGCGACCGCGGTCATAGGGATCACGGCGCTCCTCACCTAA
- a CDS encoding DUF2505 domain-containing protein gives MALNASTTLAYSVDRVAATFIDEDFLRHTSEYVGGTLESFKIDGDVAGAFTTITVRTLPTTRLPEIARKFVGEKLTVTQTEKWDAPTADGSRTSNISLKISGAPLDVTAVQSLVADGGNTRVELEGAVTSSVPFLGGKIADAAEPMVGKALNIQSQQAQAWLESH, from the coding sequence ATGGCCCTGAACGCATCCACCACCCTGGCCTACAGCGTCGACCGCGTAGCCGCCACTTTCATCGACGAAGACTTCCTGCGCCACACGAGCGAGTATGTCGGCGGCACGTTGGAATCATTCAAGATCGACGGCGACGTCGCCGGCGCCTTCACCACCATAACGGTGCGCACCCTGCCCACCACGCGCCTCCCGGAGATCGCCCGCAAGTTCGTGGGCGAGAAGCTCACCGTCACCCAGACCGAGAAGTGGGACGCCCCGACGGCCGATGGTTCCCGGACGAGCAACATCTCCCTGAAGATCTCCGGCGCCCCGCTGGATGTCACCGCGGTGCAGAGCCTGGTGGCCGACGGCGGCAACACCCGCGTCGAGCTCGAAGGTGCCGTCACGTCGTCGGTTCCGTTCCTCGGCGGCAAAATCGCCGACGCAGCCGAACCGATGGTGGGCAAGGCCTTGAACATACAGTCCCAGCAGGCCCAGGCCTGGCTCGAAAGCCACTAG